Part of the Candidatus Zixiibacteriota bacterium genome, AGCCGCTGTCCAATCTCGATGCTGAGCTTCGCGTCCGCATGCGGCAGGAGATCGTTCAGTTGCAGCGGCGGCTGGACAGACCTATGATCCATGTCACCCATGATCAATCAGAGGCGCTCACCATGGCGGACAGAATCGCCCTGCTGCACGAGGGGAGATTGCTTCAAATCGGCACGCCTGAGGACCTGTACCAGCGTCCCGCGTCGCGCTTTGTCGCGGAATTTGTGGGCACGCCGAGAATCAACATTGTCGAAGGACGAATCGAAAACGGGGCCATAGTTCCCCTCGGAGTCAGCGTGCCACGATTAGTAGCGGCAGCGTCACCCCACGGCAACCCGGTTCATGTCGGCATTCGGGCCGAGGACATCGCGGTCGGTGAGCGGGGCGAGCCAGCGAGGGTTATCTCCACAGAATATCTCGGCGACCATTACGCGGTCACACTCGAACACCGGACGCTGACCTTAGTGTCAACGCGTGGACCGTCCCCGCCGCCACGACCGGGTGACACTGTCAGCATTGCCATCGATTCCGAGAAGCTCCTGTTCTTCGATCCGAAAACAGGTGAGCGGCTGAAGCAATAGCGGTGAGCCCGATTCTGCCTTGACCTGACGCCGCGCTTCAGGCCTGTCGCTGACAGCGCGGACAGAAGTGCGCCGAGCGCGCGCCCATCTTGCGGCGGACAATAGTCGCGCCACAGACTTCGCACGGCTCGCCCTCGCGGCCATAGACGCGCAGCATGTTTTGGAACGATCCGCTCGCGCCATCGACCCCGCCGTAATCGATCACGGTAGTGCCCATCATCTCGATCGAGCGCCGCAGCACCGCTTGGATGTGACGGTGCAGTTCGGCGAGACGGGCCGGTCTTATCGTCGATGTCAACCGCGCGGGATGAATACGGGCGAGATAGAGCGACTCGTCGGCGTAGATATTGCCGATTCCGGCGAGAAAGCTCTGATCGAGCAGCGCCGGCTTGATCATGCGTGACCGGGCGCGGCAGAG contains:
- a CDS encoding ABC transporter ATP-binding protein, whose protein sequence is MAGLTIKNLGKKFGEHVVLDDISLELGEDELLVLLGPSGCGKSTVLRLIAGLEEADGGEIYIDSRRVDKLRPRDRNVALVFQNYSLYPHMTVAENLSFPLRVARMPKAEIRSRVARVAELLDLSDRLKSRPGQLSGGQRQRVALGRAIIREPAIFLLDEPLSNLDAELRVRMRQEIVQLQRRLDRPMIHVTHDQSEALTMADRIALLHEGRLLQIGTPEDLYQRPASRFVAEFVGTPRINIVEGRIENGAIVPLGVSVPRLVAAASPHGNPVHVGIRAEDIAVGERGEPARVISTEYLGDHYAVTLEHRTLTLVSTRGPSPPPRPGDTVSIAIDSEKLLFFDPKTGERLKQ